A single Desulfovibrio piger DNA region contains:
- a CDS encoding DnaJ family domain-containing protein yields MSEISPWSVIQSIAERRIEESMARGDFDDLPGRGRPLELEDDSHVPPELRMAYKVLRNAGCVPPELAERKEISNLADMLEHCGDEQERVRQMQKLRFMILQARMKHQRPLNLDDDTYYDRLLERLSRHDRKK; encoded by the coding sequence ATGTCTGAGATCAGTCCCTGGTCGGTCATCCAGTCCATTGCCGAGCGCCGTATCGAAGAATCCATGGCTAGGGGGGATTTCGATGACCTCCCCGGCCGGGGCAGGCCGCTGGAACTGGAAGACGACAGCCATGTCCCCCCGGAACTGCGCATGGCCTACAAGGTCTTGCGCAACGCCGGCTGCGTGCCGCCGGAGCTGGCCGAACGCAAGGAGATCAGCAATCTGGCCGATATGCTGGAACATTGCGGGGACGAGCAGGAGCGCGTGCGCCAGATGCAGAAACTGCGGTTCATGATCCTGCAGGCCCGCATGAAGCACCAGCGCCCCCTGAATCTTGATGACGACACCTATTATGACCGTCTGCTGGAGCGGCTTTCCCGGCACGACAGGAAGAAATAG
- a CDS encoding CBS domain-containing protein: protein MSASSPRVLVTCHANADFDSFAAMLAAHFLYPGSLLLFPGTQERGLQKVVASLDAKRYSLTETADIPWDEITHLVLVDTRQRERVRHVSALLDREGVSVEVWDHHPASSEDVPARTSHVETVGSVTALLVRELRQRGAVLEAADATLLGLGIYGDTGSFTYSSTTPLDFESSAWLLTQGMDVNAINEMAAHELTSLHVRALNSLLESARVYHINNEPVVIAEASMEHYLGDFAYLAHRLMEMEKFTVLFAVGRMEDRVQVVARSRSDAINVGRICAELGGGGHAYAASASIRNLTLNEVHDAIVRNLHMQAGPEKTASDYMSSPAVGIESDRSMREADTLMMHFGLKAVPVFRPGTRHCIGILDAQTASRATSHKLGERPVDDYMRRNIKTLAPDAPLRDISSIIVGGRQRLVPIVDKELVVGVVTRTDLINVMTSEPGQVLDYQENSSRERNVAKLLRDRLPARVRHLLELAGRLGQRLNMPVYVVGGFVRDLLLDRPNHDVDFVVEGEGVTFARALAAELGGRVREHRKFLTSMVIYHDEDGVEQRIDVATARLEYYESPAALPTVELSSIKMDLFRRDFTINALAIRLDCTPYGQLVDFFGGQRDIKEGVLRVLHTLSFVEDPTRSLRAVRFEQRYGFHIGPSAEKLIKNLLSLHMLDKLSGKRIFNEYAHICDEDDPAACFERLDGLGLLRALGPSLALTPSKRQILQQVRSMLNWYRLLYFDERVENWLIYFLALGHRLNYAEVSANFTALGLPEGRKQEILQQRESMRHVQPKLVRWQKAFEAGTGRISGLSLLLEKFSLEFLLYIMAGVEDSGLQKNLSRYITQWRREKPDIDGRDLRDMGIAPGPLFGRILRAVLAGKLDGETPDADSQRRLALDMARQEGVFPK, encoded by the coding sequence ATGTCCGCATCTTCTCCCCGGGTCCTGGTCACCTGCCATGCCAATGCCGATTTCGATTCCTTCGCGGCCATGCTGGCGGCCCATTTCCTGTATCCCGGCAGCCTGCTGCTGTTCCCGGGGACGCAGGAACGCGGCCTGCAGAAGGTCGTGGCCTCGCTGGATGCCAAACGCTACAGCCTGACCGAAACTGCCGACATCCCCTGGGACGAGATCACCCACCTCGTGCTGGTGGATACACGCCAGCGCGAGCGTGTCCGGCATGTATCGGCCCTGCTGGACAGGGAAGGGGTGTCCGTCGAGGTCTGGGACCATCATCCGGCGTCGTCCGAGGACGTCCCGGCCCGGACGAGCCATGTGGAGACCGTGGGCTCGGTCACGGCCCTGCTGGTGCGGGAGCTGCGGCAGCGGGGGGCCGTGCTGGAAGCCGCGGACGCCACCCTGCTGGGGCTCGGCATCTACGGGGATACGGGCTCGTTCACCTACAGTTCCACCACGCCGCTGGATTTTGAAAGCTCGGCCTGGCTGCTGACCCAGGGCATGGATGTCAATGCCATCAACGAGATGGCGGCCCATGAGCTGACCAGCCTGCATGTGCGGGCCCTCAACAGCCTGCTGGAATCGGCGCGCGTCTACCATATCAACAACGAGCCGGTGGTCATCGCCGAGGCCTCCATGGAACATTATCTGGGGGATTTCGCCTATCTGGCCCACCGGCTGATGGAGATGGAGAAGTTCACCGTCCTCTTTGCCGTGGGACGCATGGAGGACCGGGTGCAGGTGGTGGCCCGCAGCCGCAGCGACGCCATCAACGTGGGCCGCATCTGTGCGGAGCTGGGCGGGGGCGGCCATGCCTATGCCGCATCGGCATCCATCCGCAACCTGACCCTCAACGAGGTCCATGACGCTATCGTGCGCAACCTGCACATGCAGGCAGGGCCGGAAAAGACCGCCAGCGATTATATGTCGTCCCCGGCGGTGGGGATCGAGTCGGACCGCAGCATGCGCGAGGCCGATACCCTGATGATGCATTTCGGCCTCAAGGCCGTGCCCGTCTTCCGGCCCGGGACACGGCACTGCATCGGCATCCTGGATGCCCAGACGGCTTCCCGCGCCACCAGCCACAAGCTGGGCGAACGGCCCGTGGACGACTACATGCGCCGCAATATCAAGACGCTGGCCCCGGATGCGCCCCTGCGGGACATCTCGTCCATCATCGTGGGCGGCCGCCAGCGTCTGGTGCCCATCGTGGACAAGGAACTGGTGGTGGGGGTGGTGACCCGCACGGACCTCATCAACGTCATGACCTCCGAACCCGGTCAGGTCCTGGACTATCAGGAGAACAGCTCGCGCGAGCGCAATGTGGCCAAGCTGCTGCGCGACCGCCTGCCCGCGCGGGTGCGCCATCTGCTGGAGCTGGCGGGCCGTCTGGGACAGCGGCTGAACATGCCTGTCTATGTGGTGGGCGGTTTCGTGCGCGACCTTTTGCTGGACCGGCCCAACCATGACGTGGATTTCGTGGTGGAGGGCGAGGGCGTGACCTTTGCCAGGGCCCTGGCCGCCGAACTGGGCGGCCGTGTGCGCGAGCACCGCAAGTTTTTGACCTCCATGGTCATCTACCATGACGAAGACGGTGTGGAGCAGCGTATCGACGTGGCCACCGCGCGCCTGGAGTATTACGAGTCCCCGGCAGCCCTGCCCACGGTGGAACTTTCATCCATCAAGATGGACCTGTTCCGGCGCGACTTCACCATCAATGCCCTGGCCATCCGTCTGGACTGCACGCCCTACGGGCAGCTGGTGGACTTTTTCGGCGGGCAGCGGGACATCAAGGAAGGCGTGCTGCGCGTGCTGCACACCCTGAGTTTCGTGGAAGACCCCACGCGCAGTCTGCGTGCGGTACGCTTTGAACAGCGGTATGGCTTCCATATCGGGCCCAGCGCGGAAAAACTCATCAAGAACCTGCTCAGCCTGCATATGCTGGACAAACTGTCCGGAAAGCGTATCTTCAACGAATATGCCCACATATGTGACGAAGACGATCCGGCGGCCTGTTTCGAACGTCTGGACGGTCTGGGCCTGCTGCGGGCCCTGGGGCCCTCACTGGCCCTGACACCGAGCAAGCGCCAGATCCTGCAGCAGGTGCGCTCCATGCTCAACTGGTACCGCCTGCTGTATTTCGATGAACGCGTCGAAAACTGGCTGATCTACTTCCTGGCGCTGGGGCACCGGCTGAACTATGCCGAAGTCTCCGCCAATTTCACCGCCTTGGGCCTGCCTGAAGGACGCAAGCAGGAGATACTGCAGCAGCGGGAGTCCATGCGGCATGTGCAGCCCAAGCTGGTCCGCTGGCAAAAGGCCTTTGAGGCCGGGACGGGGCGGATCAGCGGGCTCTCTCTGCTGCTGGAAAAGTTCTCGCTGGAATTCCTGCTCTACATCATGGCCGGTGTGGAGGACAGCGGGCTGCAAAAGAACCTTTCCCGTTACATCACCCAGTGGCGCCGTGAAAAGCCGGATATCGACGGCCGGGATCTGCGCGACATGGGCATCGCACCTGGGCCGCTGTTCGGACGCATCCTGCGGGCCGTGCTGGCCGGCAAGCTGGACGGAGAGACGCCGGATGCGGACAGCCAGCGCCGCCTGGCGCTGGACATGGCCCGGCAGGAAGGCGTATTTCCCAAATAA
- a CDS encoding LapA family protein: MRYLKVLLLVLLIFFSLVFFFQNQTALSTAMTLKLNLFFVPEMTSIPLPFYFIVIVAFFVGALLAVALLLWDKMHLTARYMKSKWRVAALEREVAKLKKSLDGETARGDFLRKVSREKAQAIEAAPVKEKAEAQPEEVTAPDPDKA; this comes from the coding sequence ATGCGCTATCTAAAGGTCCTGTTACTTGTTCTGCTGATTTTCTTCAGTCTGGTCTTCTTCTTCCAGAACCAGACGGCCCTGTCGACAGCCATGACGCTCAAGCTCAATCTCTTCTTCGTGCCTGAGATGACGTCCATCCCGCTGCCGTTCTACTTCATCGTCATCGTGGCCTTCTTCGTGGGGGCCCTGCTGGCCGTGGCCCTGCTGCTGTGGGACAAGATGCACCTGACGGCCCGTTACATGAAGAGCAAGTGGCGCGTGGCCGCTCTGGAACGTGAAGTGGCCAAGCTGAAGAAGAGCCTGGACGGTGAGACCGCGCGCGGCGATTTCCTCCGCAAGGTTTCCCGGGAAAAGGCCCAGGCCATCGAAGCCGCCCCTGTCAAGGAAAAGGCCGAGGCCCAGCCGGAAGAAGTGACCGCTCCCGATCCTGACAAGGCCTAG
- a CDS encoding acetamidase/formamidase family protein has product MQYFDKVVYTFSADNEPTGSIDSGEIVIFRTQDCFSNQMHSESQLVTSCDYSKMNPATGPLFVRDARPGDVIRVELLDVQCDTIGTTTTLPKIGPLWDMCETRTKRIPIENGKAAFNDVAFPINPMIGVIGVAPEKGKSVPCGYPGRHGGNLDCKLMVKGNTAYFPVRVEGGLVQMGDMHAVMGDSELCGTGLEINGTVIARVSVIKDCPLEWPVLETADTWYTLASAAGYEEALRHASVQMQGLVAAATGWDATDAYLYMSLRGDLEICQACKPCEVDLIVRLGVPKADMKRPLVG; this is encoded by the coding sequence ATGCAGTACTTTGACAAGGTCGTATATACCTTCAGCGCCGACAACGAACCCACCGGCAGCATCGACTCCGGCGAGATCGTCATCTTCCGCACCCAGGACTGCTTCAGCAACCAGATGCATTCCGAAAGCCAGCTGGTGACCAGCTGCGACTACAGCAAGATGAACCCCGCCACCGGCCCGCTGTTCGTGCGCGACGCGCGGCCCGGCGACGTCATCAGGGTGGAACTGCTGGACGTGCAGTGCGACACCATCGGCACCACCACTACCCTGCCCAAGATCGGCCCCCTCTGGGACATGTGCGAGACCCGCACCAAGCGCATCCCCATCGAGAACGGCAAGGCCGCCTTCAATGACGTGGCCTTCCCCATCAATCCCATGATCGGCGTCATCGGCGTGGCCCCCGAAAAGGGCAAGAGCGTGCCCTGCGGCTACCCCGGCCGCCACGGCGGCAACCTGGACTGCAAGCTGATGGTCAAGGGCAACACCGCCTACTTCCCCGTGCGCGTGGAAGGCGGTCTGGTGCAGATGGGCGACATGCACGCCGTCATGGGCGACAGCGAACTGTGCGGCACCGGTCTGGAGATCAATGGCACCGTCATCGCCCGCGTGAGCGTCATCAAGGACTGCCCGCTGGAATGGCCCGTGCTGGAGACCGCCGACACCTGGTACACCCTGGCCAGCGCCGCCGGTTATGAAGAAGCCCTGCGCCACGCCAGCGTACAGATGCAGGGCCTGGTGGCTGCCGCCACCGGCTGGGATGCCACCGACGCCTACCTGTACATGTCCCTGCGCGGCGATCTGGAGATCTGCCAGGCCTGCAAGCCCTGCGAAGTGGACCTCATCGTGCGTCTCGGTGTGCCCAAGGCCGACATGAAGCGCCCCCTGGTGGGCTAG
- a CDS encoding DMT family transporter, whose translation MPGSNATGLLLALLTALFWGALPLALKHLLSSVDAISIVCLRFWVAAAWTWGLSCRYPGNSTPLGRREKLLLVLAAAGLSCNFVFFNSSVAYLSASACQILAQAGPVLLLLGSVFVLREPFLPIQGSSVIILLVGLLLFFNTRLLELASGDMLIGMALGIMAAVVWAGYGIAQKILLRTISPGRIMRFIYLAGALALTPLSSPSAFLELDPLQMGCLLFACINTIIAYGAFSTAMNNWHAAKVSAVVTTTPLFTLGLEALGSLVLPQVFPLEHLGLLSLLGAVVVVLGAMGIALGPMLHLPHKRS comes from the coding sequence ATGCCGGGTTCCAACGCTACCGGGTTGCTGCTGGCCCTGCTCACAGCCTTATTCTGGGGGGCCCTGCCGCTGGCCCTCAAACATCTGCTCTCCTCGGTGGACGCCATCTCCATCGTCTGCCTGCGCTTCTGGGTGGCTGCGGCCTGGACCTGGGGCCTTTCCTGCCGCTATCCCGGCAACAGCACGCCGCTGGGCCGCCGGGAAAAACTCCTTCTTGTCCTGGCCGCTGCGGGGCTGAGCTGCAACTTCGTGTTCTTCAACTCGTCGGTGGCCTATCTCAGCGCCTCTGCCTGCCAGATCCTGGCCCAGGCGGGCCCTGTCCTCCTGCTGCTGGGCAGCGTGTTCGTCCTGCGCGAGCCCTTCCTCCCCATCCAGGGGAGCAGCGTCATCATCCTGCTCGTGGGCCTCCTCCTGTTTTTCAATACCCGGCTGCTGGAACTGGCCAGCGGCGACATGCTCATCGGCATGGCACTGGGGATCATGGCCGCTGTCGTCTGGGCCGGTTACGGCATTGCCCAGAAAATCCTGCTGCGCACGATCTCGCCCGGGCGTATCATGCGCTTCATCTATCTTGCCGGTGCCCTGGCCCTGACGCCGCTCTCCTCCCCTTCGGCCTTTCTCGAACTGGACCCGCTGCAGATGGGCTGTCTGCTTTTTGCCTGCATCAATACCATCATCGCCTATGGGGCTTTCTCCACGGCCATGAACAACTGGCATGCCGCCAAGGTCAGCGCTGTGGTCACCACGACCCCGCTGTTCACCCTGGGCCTGGAAGCCCTGGGCTCGCTGGTCCTGCCCCAGGTCTTTCCCCTGGAGCACCTGGGCCTGCTCAGTCTTCTGGGGGCTGTTGTCGTCGTACTGGGCGCCATGGGCATCGCCCTTGGCCCCATGCTGCACCTGCCGCACAAGCGATCCTGA
- a CDS encoding HIT family protein produces the protein MKQLWTPWRIEYILGPKPDSCVFCLPESREEDEERLVLYRGRHAFVIMNKFPYSNGHIMVCPYRHVMALAQLEKDETHEIMDLMQRCTLVLQEHFHCEGINIGLNQGQAAGAGIREHLHFHLVPRWNGDSSFMAVMDEVRTIPEHLRSSYAHLKPYFDRF, from the coding sequence ATGAAACAATTGTGGACGCCCTGGCGCATCGAGTACATCCTTGGCCCCAAGCCGGACAGCTGTGTCTTTTGTCTTCCCGAGAGCAGGGAAGAGGATGAGGAACGGCTTGTCCTGTACCGGGGCAGGCATGCTTTTGTCATCATGAACAAGTTCCCGTACAGCAACGGGCACATCATGGTCTGTCCCTATCGGCATGTGATGGCGCTGGCCCAGCTTGAAAAGGATGAGACGCACGAGATCATGGACCTGATGCAGCGCTGCACGCTGGTGCTGCAGGAACATTTTCACTGCGAAGGCATCAATATCGGCCTCAACCAGGGGCAGGCTGCCGGAGCCGGTATCCGGGAACATCTGCACTTCCATCTCGTGCCGCGCTGGAACGGGGATTCTTCCTTCATGGCCGTGATGGACGAAGTGCGCACGATCCCGGAACACCTGCGCAGCAGCTATGCCCATCTGAAGCCGTATTTCGACAGGTTTTGA
- a CDS encoding APC family permease, whose protein sequence is MSNTGSTDNFGYSQELKRELSFKDVFVYGMLFMVVIAPMSIYGYISKDSHMMAPFVYFVGICAMFFTALSYMKMSNRFPIAGSVYAYVQRGLNHHVGFIAGWLILLDYVFVPALLYLLTANWCVELFPATPRWLWVIVFVGINTLINVRGITYTARADWIMFYVEAVVLALFIGFGLNYVLGEGGGTGQLVMDPLYRPGEMNLQFIGLACTIACLSFLGFDGISTLAEETHRPEVTIGRATMAALLCIGFLFMLQTYVATIIQPDMSRMNPDTAFFDAAELAAGDWFRKVLLVVNILAVGIANTMNAQAATSRVLYGMSRDNVLPGVSGLFRKVHPRFQTPYIATIAVGIFSILVAELSTVEDLARLVNFGALTSFILLNLAVYNFFWRREKMRGGKALLNYVICPFCGVLILGYVWLSFDSMTQIVGFSWLAVGLVIGYVKSKGYKVVPEAFRKSDMV, encoded by the coding sequence ATGTCGAACACAGGATCCACGGACAATTTCGGCTACAGCCAGGAATTGAAGCGCGAACTCAGCTTCAAGGACGTATTCGTTTACGGCATGCTGTTCATGGTGGTCATCGCCCCCATGTCCATCTATGGCTACATTTCCAAAGACAGTCATATGATGGCGCCCTTCGTCTACTTTGTGGGCATCTGCGCCATGTTCTTCACGGCTCTGAGCTATATGAAGATGAGTAACCGCTTTCCCATCGCCGGTTCGGTCTACGCCTATGTGCAGCGCGGCCTGAACCACCATGTGGGTTTCATTGCCGGCTGGCTCATACTGCTGGACTATGTGTTCGTTCCCGCCCTGCTCTACCTGCTGACCGCCAACTGGTGTGTGGAACTTTTTCCGGCCACGCCCCGCTGGCTGTGGGTCATCGTGTTCGTGGGCATCAATACCCTCATCAATGTCCGCGGCATTACCTATACCGCGCGTGCCGACTGGATCATGTTCTATGTGGAGGCCGTGGTCCTGGCCCTGTTCATCGGCTTCGGCCTCAACTATGTCCTTGGTGAAGGCGGCGGCACCGGCCAGCTAGTCATGGATCCCCTGTACCGCCCCGGCGAGATGAACCTGCAGTTCATCGGCCTGGCCTGCACCATCGCCTGCCTCTCCTTCCTGGGCTTTGACGGCATCTCCACCCTGGCCGAAGAGACCCACCGCCCCGAAGTGACCATCGGTCGCGCCACCATGGCCGCCCTGCTCTGCATCGGCTTCCTGTTCATGCTCCAGACCTATGTGGCCACCATCATCCAGCCCGACATGAGCAGGATGAACCCCGACACGGCCTTCTTCGACGCTGCCGAGCTCGCCGCCGGTGACTGGTTCCGCAAGGTCCTGCTGGTGGTCAACATCCTGGCCGTGGGCATCGCCAATACCATGAACGCCCAGGCCGCCACCTCCCGCGTGCTGTACGGCATGTCCCGCGACAACGTGCTGCCCGGCGTCTCCGGCCTGTTCCGCAAGGTGCACCCCCGCTTCCAGACCCCCTACATCGCCACCATCGCCGTGGGCATCTTCTCCATCCTGGTGGCCGAGCTCTCCACCGTGGAAGACCTGGCCCGCCTGGTGAACTTCGGCGCCCTGACCTCCTTCATCCTGCTGAATCTCGCCGTGTACAATTTCTTCTGGCGCCGCGAGAAGATGCGTGGCGGCAAGGCCCTGCTCAACTATGTGATCTGCCCCTTCTGCGGCGTGCTCATCCTCGGCTATGTGTGGCTCTCCTTCGACAGCATGACCCAGATCGTGGGCTTCAGCTGGCTGGCCGTCGGCCTGGTCATCGGCTACGTCAAGAGCAAGGGCTACAAGGTCGTCCCCGAAGCCTTCCGCAAGAGCGATATGGTGTAA
- the mutS gene encoding DNA mismatch repair protein MutS, with translation MAEKTPKLTPMFEQYLRIKADYPDALLFYRMGDFYELFFDDAVTAARELQIALTSRSRDTENPVPMCGVPWHAAQAYIAQLIDKGFHVAICDQTEDPKAAKGLVQRAVTCVVTPGTVLEDANLDARSHNYLGAAFWEGHTGAFVWADISTGQWSGMEVKRLPELWQWIQKLSPRELLVPDDKELPPKCLLEGVRLLRRPAAGFDARRAERRLLEAQSVQELAALGLQNKPCLVRACGALLVYLEQTQKRRPEHLMPFQPLDLGRHMLVDDVTERNLEIFQRLNGRKGKGTLRHVLDDTMTPMGGRLLEDMLRHPWREAAPILAVQDAVALLHDDDNRRALLREALKDVYDLERLSTRVTVNRATPRDFIALGNSLAALPAVLAALTQPLDGTYPLPGQENGENAPRVIYDLLKGWDDLADCAHLLRSALVDSPPVVITDGGLFRAGYNAELDRLLDLVEHGEQKLQEELAREQQETGIAKLKLGFNRVFGYYYELSRAAHSGPVPEHFIRRQTLANAERFTTPALKELEEALLSASEKRKTLEYQLYQDLRTFMARQRERILHMADVIAHLDYWQSLAEVGRRNGWCRPELDSSAEILIEEGRHPVVEAMIGAANFVPNNITLDARRRLCLLTGPNMAGKSTVLRQVAIICLLAQTGSMVPATRARLGLVDRLFSRVGASDNLAQGQSTFMVEMMETARILRQATKRSLVILDEIGRGTSTYDGVALAWAVVEDLAARAHGEVRTLFATHYHELTALEKRVPGVFTMNIAIREYGGDILFLHKLVPGPADRSYGVEVARLAGVPAPVVQRARAILAELEQSRGEGRRMSPQTETLALPGMEQRVARDEPPALPIDIPAAPSSGPHPLVLLLRDLDPEELSPLAALKLIMEWKKLWADAPDTEEKHV, from the coding sequence ATGGCAGAAAAAACTCCCAAGCTGACTCCCATGTTCGAGCAGTATCTGCGCATCAAGGCCGACTACCCTGATGCGCTGCTGTTCTACCGGATGGGCGACTTTTACGAGCTCTTCTTCGACGATGCCGTCACCGCGGCCCGGGAACTGCAGATCGCCCTTACCAGCCGCAGCCGGGACACGGAGAATCCCGTGCCCATGTGCGGTGTGCCCTGGCATGCCGCGCAGGCCTACATCGCCCAGCTCATCGACAAGGGCTTCCATGTGGCCATCTGCGACCAGACCGAAGACCCCAAGGCCGCCAAAGGGCTCGTGCAACGGGCCGTGACCTGCGTGGTGACGCCCGGCACCGTGCTGGAAGATGCCAACCTGGATGCCCGCAGCCACAATTATCTGGGAGCCGCTTTCTGGGAGGGACACACCGGGGCCTTCGTCTGGGCGGACATCTCCACGGGCCAGTGGTCCGGCATGGAGGTGAAACGCCTGCCCGAGCTCTGGCAATGGATCCAGAAACTGTCCCCGCGCGAGCTGCTGGTGCCGGACGACAAGGAATTGCCGCCCAAATGCCTGCTGGAGGGGGTGCGCCTGCTGCGACGCCCGGCAGCCGGTTTCGACGCCCGCAGGGCCGAACGCCGTCTGCTGGAAGCCCAGTCCGTGCAGGAACTGGCAGCCCTGGGCCTGCAGAACAAGCCCTGCCTCGTGCGGGCCTGCGGCGCGCTGCTGGTCTATCTGGAGCAGACCCAGAAGCGCCGCCCCGAGCATCTGATGCCCTTCCAGCCGCTGGATCTGGGCCGTCACATGCTGGTGGACGACGTGACGGAACGCAATCTGGAAATCTTCCAGCGCCTCAATGGCCGCAAGGGCAAGGGGACCCTGCGCCATGTGCTGGACGATACCATGACTCCCATGGGCGGCCGCCTGCTGGAAGACATGCTGCGGCACCCGTGGCGCGAGGCGGCCCCCATCCTGGCCGTGCAGGACGCCGTGGCCCTGCTGCACGATGATGACAACCGCCGGGCCCTGTTGCGGGAAGCCCTGAAGGACGTTTATGACCTGGAGCGCCTGTCCACGCGCGTGACGGTCAACCGGGCCACCCCGCGGGACTTCATCGCCCTCGGCAACAGCCTGGCGGCCCTGCCCGCCGTGCTGGCGGCCCTGACGCAGCCTCTGGACGGGACATATCCGCTGCCCGGGCAGGAGAACGGGGAAAACGCGCCCCGCGTCATCTATGACCTGCTCAAGGGCTGGGACGATCTGGCGGACTGCGCGCATCTGCTGCGCAGCGCGCTGGTGGACAGCCCGCCGGTGGTCATCACGGACGGCGGCCTGTTCAGGGCCGGCTACAACGCCGAGCTGGACCGCCTGCTGGATCTGGTGGAACACGGCGAGCAGAAGCTGCAGGAAGAACTGGCCCGCGAGCAGCAGGAGACCGGCATCGCCAAGCTCAAACTGGGCTTCAACCGGGTCTTCGGTTATTATTACGAATTGAGCAGGGCCGCGCACAGCGGGCCGGTGCCGGAACATTTCATCCGCCGCCAGACCCTGGCCAATGCCGAACGCTTCACCACGCCCGCCCTCAAGGAGCTGGAAGAGGCGCTCCTTTCCGCTTCCGAAAAGCGCAAGACGCTGGAGTATCAGCTCTATCAGGATCTGCGCACCTTCATGGCCCGGCAGCGGGAGCGCATCCTGCACATGGCGGACGTCATCGCCCATCTAGACTACTGGCAGAGCCTTGCCGAGGTGGGGCGCCGTAACGGCTGGTGCCGTCCCGAGCTGGACAGCAGTGCCGAGATCCTCATCGAGGAAGGGCGGCATCCTGTGGTGGAAGCCATGATCGGCGCGGCCAACTTCGTGCCCAACAATATCACGCTGGATGCCCGGCGCCGCCTGTGCCTGCTCACCGGTCCCAACATGGCGGGCAAGTCTACGGTGCTGCGGCAGGTGGCCATCATCTGCCTGCTGGCGCAGACCGGCTCCATGGTCCCGGCCACGCGGGCGCGCCTGGGGCTGGTGGACAGGCTGTTCTCGCGCGTGGGCGCTTCGGACAATCTGGCCCAGGGGCAGAGCACCTTCATGGTCGAAATGATGGAGACGGCCCGCATCCTGCGGCAGGCCACCAAACGCAGCCTGGTCATCCTGGACGAGATCGGGCGCGGCACCAGCACCTATGACGGTGTGGCCCTGGCCTGGGCCGTGGTGGAGGATCTGGCGGCCCGGGCGCACGGCGAGGTGCGTACCCTGTTCGCCACCCATTACCATGAGCTGACGGCGCTGGAAAAGCGCGTGCCCGGGGTGTTCACCATGAATATCGCCATCCGGGAATACGGGGGCGACATCCTCTTCCTGCACAAGCTGGTGCCAGGCCCTGCGGACCGCAGCTACGGTGTGGAGGTGGCCCGTCTGGCAGGCGTGCCTGCGCCGGTGGTGCAGCGGGCACGGGCCATCCTGGCGGAACTGGAGCAAAGCCGGGGCGAGGGGCGGCGCATGTCGCCCCAGACGGAGACGCTGGCCCTTCCCGGCATGGAACAGCGGGTCGCCCGCGATGAGCCCCCGGCACTGCCCATCGACATCCCGGCCGCACCGTCCTCCGGGCCGCATCCGCTGGTCCTGCTGCTGCGGGATCTCGATCCCGAGGAACTTTCGCCGCTGGCGGCCCTCAAGCTGATCATGGAGTGGAAAAAACTCTGGGCCGATGCTCCCGATACGGAGGAAAAACATGTCTGA